ccacacacacacacacacacaaaaagtaaacAGAAGTTTACTGTAAAAGGGTTAGCCACAAAAACCCACCTATATTCTTCATTCAAAGAATGCTAGatgaagaagaaattgaaaaatggagacAGTgtgtgttaattttctttttcatccaaTTACTgcgtttttttaaaatcaggccTGTGGCCTCACATGTAAACTTTAGGGACTGCTTTAGTGCTTATCTTCTATGGCTCTTACCATAGAAGGGCCAAATGAAGCTTGGGAGTTTGGGTGGGATGGAGACTGAAGGAAAAAGCTTTTATAGAAAGATCCTAGAatttccccggtggtccagtggttaagactccgtacttccactgcaggggcacgggttcaatccctgttcagggaaatTCTGCATGCCGCGCTGTGCGGCCAAAACCAAAAAAGGATACTAaataaggtttttttcccctcttcagtaacatcaaaatatattttggcaGAAAAACCAAATTTagtatgttaaataatagttttGTCCAGAAACCTTGTCTCTACTTTAAGAAGTCCAATGACTTAAATATACTTACAAAGTTCCTGTAAGTTTCCACTGCAGGTTAAGTAAAAGAACAATGTGCCTCTCCTCTGCAATCCCACCAAACCAGTCATCCTTCCCTATTTTCTCCGTCTACTACTTGGAGAAGCAGGGCTCACCTTTAGAGAGCACCTCTCATTAACGTCACTCCCAATGATTACGACTTTAAAACCCAAcacttatatattcatttatattacaCTGGTTTGCAGTCATTACTTTCTAGATAGTTTGTAAAGTTTTACTACATCATTTTAGAAGTATTCCCAACTAGATAAATTCTCCCAAGGTGACAAGGGGAACAGCCCATTTTAGGGAATTTTTCACGGTTAACTGAACTACTTTgactttccaatttattttcccTTGACATCCTTGCTTTAAAAGTCCCACAATTCTTCCCTCCAAAATGATCTACGGAAAGTACTTGAAGAAACTCTTCAggtgatgttaaaaaataataaaacccctTATTGGACCCAAAGAGTTGCACTGTATTGTTACCCAAAGTTAAGGAAATGTCTCTGATGGCTCCTCCATCCTTGAGATCTTAGGCTTTGTACCCCCTCGTGAGTAATTTTTCAGTTTATACAGTGCCTGCACATATATCTCATTTCAGCCTCACaccaaccctatgaggtaggaatCCTTAGCCTCATTTAACAAGATGAGGATGCTGATGGTCCTAGATTAGCTAGCTTAACCAAGACTGCTCAGCTGAAAAAGTAACAATTCCAGGACTTAAACCCTCCTCTTTTAATGCCAAAGCCAAAGCTCTTCCTGTTAATATCACATAAAATTCCAATGCAAATcacaaaaatgctttaaaaaaacataaagctTCCTTAAACCACCAACTACACAGATAATAACCTGCTGTTTTCTTCCTTACAACTCATCACAACTTCTGAACGATATATTAATAACTagcattttattccttttctatcCTTGATCCACTTTACCACCTTATGGCACCTTATGGCAAATTAGACTACAATCTAAGGGCTCTAACTACCAACAAAAGCACTGCCAACGTACCTAAAACTAACATTTGCAAATTTCAGGACTAActgattcaaataaataaaaaggaggagCACTAGACTGACAATTAACCAATAAAAAATCTATGCATCACTTCTTATACATACTCATTACTTCTTATTCATGCTCAGAGCAACCTGAAGACACCGTTTCAGACAGATCTGGGGGTAGCAAGCCGCTGTTTTTTAGCTAAGAAACTCTGCTTGGCTGCAGAGTAAACGTCGAAACTCTGTAAAGCCCCCTGTCAAAACCTAAGCAGATGCACCGCGGTAAAGAAGAAAAGACGAGAACAAGGGAGAATACtaacagagatttttttccatgcactgaagagagaggggaaaaagggGGAAGTGGAAGAAGAAAACACGGGGTTCGACCCAGGACAGCAGCAGATGATAACACACAgctgaagtgggggtggggagagccctGGACTAGGAGCCAGGAGATCTGGTTCAAACGCTCACACTTGCTATCTGCGGGGCCTTGGGCAATTCACTGTGCCTCAACGAGCCTTAGTCCCcgaatctgtaaaataaaaataaaataaaataaaaaaggataatcATCAAGGACTTCAATCCACCCCACCGAGGGCTGAAGCTCATCCGAGACAGGGGATATGAAGCCGATTCGGAAACCAGAGCGCACCGTACCGACAGGAAAACTGTTATCCTGCCCAGCAGCTGCAAAACCCCCGAGCGGAATGCTGATGGACCCAATACCCGAGAGGCCGGCAGGGGACCGAGCAGACCCGGCCAAGCCGGCCCGTCCCCGCCCAGAACGAGTCCCGCGGCCCCACAGAACCGCCTGcgtgtcacttccccccccaaAATCCCGCCTGCGCCGGCCTCCGCCCCGACCCTCTCCGCCGGCCACCCCCGCCCCTCCGGCCCCGGCTCCCTCCTTCCCCGCGGTCCCCGACTCACGGCCTAAGGGGCTCCTCCGGCAGCGGCGGGCGGCTTGGACCCTCCCTCAGAGCACAGAGCCCAGAAGCACCCTGGACCGCCACCTACTCGCCGGATATACGTAACACCCCCTCCCCCGGGACTTCCGGGCGCGTGCTCGCCCCCGCCCCTTCGCAGCGTCACGTCGCTCTGACACCCGGTGCCGCCCTACCAGCGACTGGGACCGCGGAGGGGCGGGCCTCAGGCGAGACGAAGACCCTCGGGGGCGGGCCCGACTTGGCCCCGCCTCCTCCCGTAGGGAGTGCAGGAACCGCGAGACGTGGCAGCGCCGTGCCCCGGAGGGTGGGGGCGTCGTCCTGGAGTCTCGCGGGGGACCTAGACGGCTTCAAATCCGACCGAGTGCGTTCTCAGACGCTGGGGGAAAATCAGAAGTGGCGACCGGCAGGTAGGTAGGTTATCGGAAGGAAGAGTTGACCTCAGAGCCCTCGACCTAAGATGGATCCCAGCGAGCTTCTTCGTTAAATCGCAGTTCCCTGGGATAGCCTGTTTTCTAGAagaacagctaatatttattgagtacttatgtTCGAGTGCACTGAGTACTTTGCAGGCCTCATTTCATTTGACCCTTTCATTACGGCCCTGTGAAGCAGATACTATTGTTATCCCCAGTTTACAAATGAGAACCGAAGTTCAGAATACTGTGGTAACGAAGCCCGAGTTCATACCCTAGGAAGTGGCAAATCACTTCCAAACCAAATCATTGGTTCCTTCACCtgcattttcatatttaattctgaGGACAGCCCTATGAGATTGGTATTATTACTCcgattttacagataagaaaactgagtcaaATGTAAAGATGAATGATGCTTTTGGATGGGAAGACTATCATAAAGATCTCAATTTTCTGTAagtaaaattacaaatttaacCTGATTCCTATAAAAGAACTAATAGGATTAAttattatgtgtgtgtttttattacAGTTTGTTTCCTCTGACAGGTTACGAGACAAACACCCCGTTTACTTGAGTTTTAAAAGGGTATTTCCTTTGCCCCACTTGAATGACCAATAAAGACATAAGTCCAGTTGGCAAAGTGAAAGGGGAgtgttatgtgtgtgttttctaaaCTACCCTGTTTGttcctaaaattcaaatggaaaaataaacaagaatagTCAGAAAACAGGCTCTGAAGAAGCAGAACAATGAGAGGGATCTAGCACTATCAGATATTAAAACATTATAGATCCTCAGTAATTAAAAGTTTGGTACTAGTGCACAAAAAGGCACACAAACCAATGGAACGAAGTACAGATATAAACTCAAATACatgcagaaataaaattaaagtgacACCtgggtagggggagggataaactgggagattgggattgacatatacacactactatatataaaatagataactaatatggacctactgtatagcacagggaactctactcaatactctgtaatgacctatatgggaatagaatctaaaaaagacaggatacatgtatatatataactgattcactttgctgtacagcagaaacacagcattgtaaatcaactatattccaataaaagttaattttatttatttttttattttttgcccactctgcgtggcatgtgggatcttagttccccagccagggatcgaagctgcgccccctgcatcggaagcaacgagtcttaaccactggaccaccagggaagtccccaaaagttaattttaaacaataaaattttaaaaagataaaatggcacCTGGCAACTCCAACAATACTCAGAGGGGGCTGGATAGGCAAGCTCTCCACCTTCCCCCTCCTTTCATCTTGTGGGTCTTCTGCATTGAGTGTGAATCCTGCCCAGACACATTTGAAAGGGGTCAGGCTATGTTCTGAGGCCTCTCACCAGCTTTGACTAAACCAGGGGAACTATGTCCAGAGGGCTTGGAACCCCGGTGTGCACACCTGGAGGCACAAGTTGGCTCCGGTGCAAGTTAATGATGCAAGTTAATGCGTTGGACTACCGGGCCTTGTTAGAAGCCTGGCTGTAAGGTAAGAGGCTTCCAAACCACAAGGATGACTTGGGGGactcaggaggagggagggagcacaCAGGCAGATTCTCAGGAGAGCTGCAAATTTCATTTACCAGCTGGGAAGCCTTGGTCAAGTTGACAAATGCCCCAAACTACAGTGTACCCACCTCTAAAATGGGTGAAAGAGGCATTGTCATGCACGTAAGCAATTTTTTCAGAGTACGTTTTTAAGAAGTGTTTCAATTATgtgcttaaaataaataataaaagggtTGGGACAGTTGGGTTGTCAAGAAAACCTAAAAGTTGAATTTATAAGTCACATGCCACATCAAGTAAGTTCCAAatgattcaaaaatatatatatttaaaaatgacaccataaaagtactagaaaaattttaaaaaagcatggaTGAATTCCTTATAATCCTGGAATAGAGAAGGCCTTTCTGGCTATGATTGAAAATccagaagccataaaagaaaagattgataaatttaaccacagaaaaataaaaatattttatatggcaAAACAGCAACAGTGATAACACCATAAACTCAAGACAGATGACGAGAAAAAATATGTGTAATCACATCATAGGCAAGTgaaaaattaacatgaaaaagacttgttaaaaaaaatagacaaggaGAGAATCACAATTATCAGGAAAGGAAATACACATGGCTTTTAATCATAATAAACtcataatagaaatataataaatacagaaaataacaaaagttaataaatttaaaactcactGAGATACCATTTTCACCCATCAGGTTGGCAAAAGTCGACCCGTTTATTGGTGGCGAGGCTGTTGTTGAGAGTAGTCAAGGAAGGCCCCACCAAGGTGCCATTTGGACAGGACCTGAAGGACATCTGGGGGTAACATGTTCCAGGCTGACAGCACAGCATGTGCAGAGGCCTCAAGGAGGAGTGTTCATGGCAGCTTCCAGGAACAGCTGGGAGGCCAGCGTAGCCAGGCAGGGTGAAAAGGGAAGTAGTAGCAGGAGGTGAGGTGAGAAAGGTGTGGGGTAGGTGGTTAAGAATTGGGAAGGTTCTGAGAGTTTACCTAATGAGTTAGCCAGGCACACTTCCATGGATACTGGCAAACACGAGACTCCTGGGGCAGAGACAAAGGATTTTATTACCTCAAAGCCTGAGCTTCATGTTTGTGTATTTTGCACTTGCCCCCCAACAAGTACTCTGGGGTGATGCAGAGCAGCCCAGGTGGATTCTGCCCATAGAGTGGATTTGCATCACAGCTGAAGAACCCAGAGCTTAGGGAACCCCAGTCTTTCATAATGGACTGCAGGCAAACCTGGCTGACTTTTGACCCAGATGGAGACAGTATTACACTGGACAGCAGACAAAACTATCCCCTGCCTCAGATGGAGAGTCTCTTCCAAGGCTGTTCTTTATATAAACGTCCTTGAAAAGATAGTCGAAATAAAGGCCTCCAGTACCTCTGCTCCAAGAAGTGCAGAAATATAAGAGATTCATAGAGAATTGTCTCCCAACAGGGGCAAATCTTTACAGCCTTGTAGGCCACTGTGAGGACTTTGGACTTTCTTGTGAGTGGTCTGGAGATGGAGGGTTTGAGCCGAGGAGTTTTATGTAATTCTTCTCCCCACTCTATTCTTATTCCCCTATGCATGCTCAACATTAGGTCGACAGGCACTCAGAAACTGAAATGGAGACTGAAAAGCAACtgtgttagggttctccagagaaagagaaccaatagGATACATAGATTTGTATAAGAGGAGATACATGAAGGAATTGGCTCACTCAGTGATGGAGGCCGAGAAGTCCGACGAGCTTCGATCTGCAAGCTAAAGAGCAAAAAAGTCGGTGGAATAGTTCAGTCTGACTCTGAAGGCCCGAGAATCAGAGGGCTGGTGGTGTAAGTCCTAGAGTCTGAAGGTCCTAGAGCAAGGAACTCTGATGTCCAAAGGCAGGAAggtggatgtcccagctcaagaagagagagaatttgccctttgtgttttttttgttccATTTGGGCCTTCAACGGATTGGATGATGCCCGTCGACGTTGGTGAGGGGCACATCTCTTTACTCAGTGTACTGAAGCAAATGCTAACCTCTTCCAGAAACAcaaga
This window of the Orcinus orca chromosome 14, mOrcOrc1.1, whole genome shotgun sequence genome carries:
- the LOC117196982 gene encoding basic proline-rich protein-like; this translates as MKPIRKPERTGTEQTRPSRPVPAQNESRGPTEPPACHFPPQNPACAGLRPDPLRRPPPPLRPRLPPSPRSPTHGLRGSSGSGGRLGPSLRAQSPEAPWTATYSPDIRNTPSPGTSGRVLAPAPSQRHVALTPGAALPATGTAEGRASGETKTLGGGPDLAPPPPVGSAGTARRGSAVPRRVGASSWSLAGDLDGFKSDRVRSQTLGENQKWRPADKKTESNVKMNDAFGWEDYHKDLNFLLFPLTGYETNTPFT